Proteins co-encoded in one Bacteroidales bacterium genomic window:
- a CDS encoding ImmA/IrrE family metallo-endopeptidase produces the protein MESSNKKGDRLENQVYDLILKLLDEDNFIAPKKQSKVFKKKGYYSSKRKGDIIFDVTIETTLPNADKYSILIVIECKNLGRKVEVSDIEEFSKKLSQIGEHNTKGIVISTNTFQKSAYDFAKSENIGLARINSSDEIQWINYRKDNSQNINDILNEEEKEFTDEFCNQNSFVATLNFNKLMSIADLLIELSVIDRFINGKDLIKIPYISHDKLNSIVNKLYNYNLYNDYALNFDKLTSFLEPLYNVTFKYDTLEEENYLGKIEFNPLCIKISKNARIDNNRWRFTLAHEIGHLILHYNLLKDWLNEKEDDDLSLALRYSDAKRNFEKLEIQANLFASYLLLPEKLLKVAINTLFDEYRIHRRCLYLDNQPVNQKEVYEILGILSNSFQVSIEAIKIRLIKLNLLEDETDYSLKTLLKKYFGK, from the coding sequence ATGGAATCTTCAAATAAAAAAGGGGATAGATTAGAAAATCAAGTTTATGATTTAATTTTAAAGTTATTGGATGAAGATAATTTCATTGCACCAAAAAAGCAAAGTAAAGTTTTTAAGAAAAAAGGATATTATAGTTCGAAAAGAAAAGGTGACATTATTTTTGATGTTACAATAGAAACAACTCTTCCCAATGCAGATAAATACTCTATCCTAATTGTAATTGAATGTAAAAACTTGGGACGAAAGGTAGAAGTGAGCGATATTGAAGAATTTAGTAAAAAGTTAAGCCAAATCGGAGAACATAATACAAAAGGAATCGTAATATCAACAAATACTTTTCAGAAATCTGCATATGATTTTGCAAAATCGGAAAACATTGGACTTGCAAGAATTAATTCTTCTGATGAAATTCAGTGGATAAACTATAGAAAGGATAATTCACAAAATATAAATGATATTTTAAATGAAGAGGAAAAGGAATTTACAGATGAGTTCTGTAATCAAAATTCTTTTGTTGCAACTTTAAATTTTAATAAACTTATGAGTATTGCTGATTTATTAATAGAACTTTCTGTCATTGACAGGTTTATAAACGGCAAAGATTTAATAAAAATTCCATATATATCCCATGATAAATTAAACAGTATCGTAAATAAGTTATATAATTATAATTTATATAATGATTATGCATTAAATTTTGATAAATTAACGTCCTTTCTGGAACCACTTTATAATGTAACATTTAAGTATGATACTTTGGAAGAAGAAAATTATCTTGGTAAAATAGAATTCAATCCATTATGTATAAAGATATCTAAAAATGCTAGAATTGATAATAATAGATGGCGTTTCACTTTAGCTCACGAAATAGGACATTTAATCTTACATTATAATTTATTGAAAGATTGGCTAAATGAAAAAGAAGATGATGATTTATCTTTAGCATTAAGATATAGTGATGCAAAAAGAAATTTTGAAAAATTAGAAATACAAGCAAATTTGTTTGCGAGCTATCTTTTGCTTCCAGAAAAACTATTAAAGGTTGCAATAAATACCTTGTTTGATGAGTATAGAATACATAGAAGATGTCTTTACCTGGATAATCAACCTGTAAATCAAAAAGAAGTATATGAAATATTAGGTATTTTAAGTAATTCGTTTCAAGTCTCAATTGAAGCAATAAAAATTAGACTAATAAAATTAAACTTATTAGAAGATGAAACAGATTATTCGCTTAAAACGCTACTAAAAAAATATTTTGGGAAATAA
- a CDS encoding thioesterase family protein encodes MENFKIGKEFSSKVIVNKDNVASSPYMGSGDIDVFATPAMVALMENAAMLCVADDLPDGYSTVGININTTHEKATPIGNIVTATAILTEINGRKISFKIIAFDSNGKIGEGSHQRFIIDKKKFIAKLTV; translated from the coding sequence ATGGAAAATTTTAAAATAGGGAAAGAATTTTCATCAAAAGTAATTGTAAATAAAGATAATGTCGCATCATCGCCTTATATGGGTTCGGGAGATATTGATGTGTTTGCCACTCCTGCAATGGTTGCCCTTATGGAGAATGCCGCAATGTTATGTGTTGCGGATGATTTACCCGACGGTTACTCAACTGTCGGAATTAATATCAATACTACTCACGAAAAAGCCACTCCTATCGGCAATATTGTAACAGCAACAGCAATACTTACGGAAATTAACGGCAGAAAAATATCTTTCAAAATTATCGCATTCGACAGCAACGGAAAAATAGGAGAAGGTTCGCATCAAAGATTTATAATCGACAAGAAAAAATTTATTGCAAAACTGACGGTTTAG
- a CDS encoding MmcQ/YjbR family DNA-binding protein, with protein sequence MNIEEIREYCLSKPLTDEAMPFDDDTLVFRVGNKIFAMLALEKPLFNLKCDPDWAMELRERYHEITPGYHMNKKHWNSVSLSGSLSNDLIKELIDHSYDLVYKSLPKSIKDNKL encoded by the coding sequence ATGAATATCGAAGAAATTAGAGAGTATTGTCTTTCGAAACCATTAACAGACGAAGCAATGCCTTTTGATGATGATACTCTTGTTTTTAGAGTAGGAAATAAAATATTTGCAATGCTTGCATTGGAGAAACCTTTATTTAATTTAAAGTGTGATCCTGATTGGGCAATGGAGTTGCGCGAGCGTTATCATGAAATAACTCCCGGATACCATATGAATAAAAAACATTGGAATTCGGTTTCCTTGTCGGGAAGTCTTTCCAATGATCTGATAAAAGAACTAATAGATCATTCTTATGATTTGGTTTACAAGTCATTACCGAAAAGCATAAAAGATAATAAACTTTAG
- a CDS encoding phage integrase SAM-like domain-containing protein translates to MYWDFQKNKPKRNCPNKNQIERIISAKIADCREQVLDLKAENKEFTAKSLIDKINSPIQSKTVGDLFLSQIKLLKMQKRTGYSLSHLEVYNSLMKFNGHLDIYFSNIDITWLKSYEEQ, encoded by the coding sequence ATTTATTGGGATTTTCAGAAAAACAAACCTAAGCGGAATTGTCCTAACAAGAATCAGATTGAGCGTATTATTTCCGCAAAAATTGCAGATTGTCGGGAACAGGTTCTTGATTTAAAAGCCGAAAATAAAGAATTTACGGCGAAATCTCTTATTGATAAAATTAATAGTCCAATACAATCAAAAACAGTTGGAGACTTATTTCTTTCACAAATCAAATTACTTAAAATGCAAAAAAGAACAGGTTATTCTTTATCTCATTTAGAAGTATATAACTCACTAATGAAATTTAATGGGCATTTGGATATATACTTTTCTAATATTGATATTACTTGGCTTAAATCTTATGAAGAGCAATAG
- the pnuC gene encoding nicotinamide riboside transporter PnuC, translating to MKAIKFFTPYEWFLLISIITLNVIVAIITGEVKLLSIIAAVSGVLCVVLVAKKHISNYVFGLIQVSLYAYLSWGVGYWGEVALNALYYVPMQFIGFALWRKRLKEGSKTEVKSRRLSDEHRVIMFIASLVLVLIGAQILAYFNDPAPYLDSLTTVLSVIAMLLMVNTYSEQWYLWIVVNVATITMWLMAYFRGEPNALVISTMWIVYLLNSINGLVQWSKGVRKSNP from the coding sequence ATGAAAGCAATCAAATTCTTCACTCCTTACGAATGGTTTTTGCTTATAAGTATTATCACATTAAATGTCATTGTTGCAATTATCACCGGTGAAGTTAAGTTATTATCTATTATTGCTGCAGTATCCGGAGTCTTATGCGTAGTTTTAGTTGCTAAAAAACATATTTCCAATTATGTTTTCGGATTAATACAGGTAAGTTTGTATGCATACCTTTCTTGGGGCGTAGGTTATTGGGGCGAAGTTGCCTTGAATGCTTTGTATTATGTTCCCATGCAATTTATCGGTTTTGCTTTGTGGAGAAAAAGATTGAAGGAAGGAAGTAAAACCGAAGTAAAATCGCGGCGACTTAGCGACGAGCATAGAGTTATAATGTTTATAGCATCATTAGTACTGGTGCTTATCGGAGCGCAAATATTGGCATATTTTAATGACCCCGCACCATACCTTGACTCGTTAACTACAGTTCTTTCCGTAATAGCAATGTTATTGATGGTAAATACATATTCTGAACAGTGGTATTTGTGGATTGTTGTAAATGTTGCAACAATAACAATGTGGCTTATGGCATATTTCAGAGGTGAACCTAATGCTCTTGTGATAAGTACAATGTGGATTGTTTATTTGTTGAATTCTATAAACGGACTTGTTCAATGGAGCAAAGGAGTTAGAAAATCTAATCCGTAA
- a CDS encoding EamA family transporter — protein sequence MWKWYALLSAFFAALTAILSKVGVKGINGNIATAIRTSIVLFMAWGIVFLSGQLKDIKELTKNNILFLIFSGIATGLSWIFYFKALETGDVSKVASIDKLSVVFVILLSFLFLNEPMDWKTIVGGGLIIIGTIVIVI from the coding sequence ATGTGGAAATGGTATGCACTACTGTCGGCTTTTTTTGCGGCGCTAACGGCCATTTTGTCAAAGGTTGGCGTAAAAGGAATTAATGGAAATATTGCAACTGCTATTCGTACAAGCATTGTTTTGTTTATGGCGTGGGGAATTGTATTTTTGAGCGGGCAACTCAAAGATATTAAAGAGTTGACAAAAAATAACATTCTATTTTTAATTTTTTCGGGAATCGCCACAGGCTTATCATGGATATTCTATTTTAAAGCTTTAGAAACTGGTGATGTGTCGAAAGTGGCTTCCATAGACAAACTAAGTGTTGTTTTTGTAATCCTACTCTCATTTCTATTCTTAAATGAACCTATGGATTGGAAAACAATTGTCGGGGGAGGATTGATAATTATAGGAACTATTGTTATTGTAATATGA
- a CDS encoding acyloxyacyl hydrolase, with protein sequence MNRFKLLCAIFLFVFCILNNNLDAQDKWKSKDFYIEPAISYGRLIGTEEDASNLIHYSGYNVAISFGKQTTGEKDWEKYFNCPDYGVTLKFGTSDFELYQHRFALFGYINGRFLQQEKFGLIYKMGFGLSYWTNVFDEITNPGNIYIGTALNCHIHIELGSYFKVSPNSDITCAIVLSHSSNGAVKLPNRGANGASLQVGYRYHLNGRKEINREFDIKQIFYPKNSFYVNIGPGFLESRKGGVVDTYFASTLQIGYARMFHPKCRYGAGIDLMYSFEIPMMLPEEEREAWKGFNTAAFVSFDILYNRFVVHFAFALYTYKNFDYFLPYYERIGVKYQFGKERNHSAGVCMKVHFGSIDYIEWTYGFQFLNWNDKKGKRLR encoded by the coding sequence TTGAATAGATTTAAATTATTATGCGCTATATTTCTTTTTGTCTTTTGTATTCTAAACAATAATCTGGATGCTCAGGACAAATGGAAATCCAAAGATTTTTATATTGAACCGGCGATAAGCTACGGAAGATTGATAGGCACGGAAGAAGATGCATCAAATCTGATTCATTACTCGGGTTATAATGTTGCGATAAGTTTCGGAAAACAAACAACCGGAGAAAAAGATTGGGAAAAGTATTTCAATTGTCCGGATTACGGAGTAACTCTTAAATTCGGAACTTCGGATTTTGAACTTTATCAGCATCGATTCGCTTTATTCGGATATATTAACGGAAGATTTTTACAGCAAGAGAAATTCGGACTTATTTACAAAATGGGATTCGGATTATCATATTGGACAAATGTTTTCGATGAAATAACAAATCCGGGTAATATTTACATAGGTACGGCGCTAAATTGTCATATTCACATTGAACTCGGGTCGTATTTTAAAGTGTCACCCAATTCGGATATAACATGTGCGATTGTTTTATCGCATTCGTCAAACGGTGCGGTTAAATTACCGAATAGAGGTGCTAACGGCGCTTCCTTACAAGTAGGATATAGATATCATTTAAACGGAAGAAAGGAGATTAATAGAGAATTTGATATTAAGCAGATATTCTATCCGAAAAATTCTTTTTACGTAAATATTGGGCCCGGATTTTTAGAATCAAGAAAAGGCGGTGTTGTGGATACATATTTCGCAAGTACGTTACAAATAGGTTATGCCAGAATGTTTCACCCGAAATGCCGTTATGGAGCGGGAATAGATCTTATGTATAGTTTCGAAATCCCAATGATGCTCCCGGAAGAAGAGCGTGAAGCCTGGAAAGGTTTTAATACGGCTGCATTTGTTTCATTTGATATTTTATATAACAGGTTTGTCGTTCATTTTGCATTTGCTTTATATACTTACAAAAATTTCGACTATTTTCTTCCGTATTACGAAAGAATAGGAGTAAAATATCAATTCGGCAAAGAAAGAAACCACTCTGCCGGTGTATGTATGAAAGTACACTTCGGCTCTATTGATTATATTGAATGGACTTACGGATTTCAATTTCTGAATTGGAATGATAAGAAAGGTAAAAGATTGAGATGA
- a CDS encoding RNA-binding protein: MNIYISGLSYAINDNDLNELFSEYGEISSAKVITDRETGRSRGFGFVEMPNEAEGKKAIDELNGATYDNKVISVNVARPREEQSSFRGRRDNNRDNRGNNNPRRY, translated from the coding sequence ATGAACATTTACATTTCAGGTTTAAGTTATGCTATTAATGATAACGACTTAAACGAACTATTTTCAGAGTATGGAGAAATTTCTTCAGCAAAAGTAATAACAGACAGAGAAACAGGCAGATCAAGAGGATTTGGTTTTGTTGAAATGCCGAATGAGGCTGAAGGAAAAAAGGCTATTGATGAACTCAATGGAGCTACATATGACAATAAAGTCATTTCGGTTAATGTTGCTCGTCCGAGAGAAGAACAATCATCTTTCAGAGGAAGACGCGACAATAATAGAGATAACAGAGGAAATAACAATCCTAGACGTTATTAA
- a CDS encoding secondary thiamine-phosphate synthase enzyme YjbQ, with the protein MKSYRKELYFNIPARRGLVNITAEVQKTIDESGINEGLVLINAMHITASVFINDDESGLHHDYEVWLEKLAPEKPYNQYRHNGFEDNADAHLKRTVMGRETVVAITGGRLDFGPWEQIFYFEFDGKRRKRALIKIIGE; encoded by the coding sequence ATGAAATCGTATCGCAAAGAACTTTATTTTAATATTCCTGCTCGAAGAGGATTGGTTAACATTACGGCCGAAGTGCAGAAAACAATTGATGAGTCGGGTATTAATGAAGGATTGGTATTAATTAATGCGATGCATATTACTGCCAGTGTTTTTATTAATGATGATGAAAGCGGTTTGCATCATGATTATGAAGTTTGGTTGGAAAAGCTTGCTCCTGAAAAGCCTTACAATCAATATCGTCATAACGGTTTTGAAGATAATGCCGATGCTCATCTTAAACGAACGGTAATGGGAAGAGAAACAGTTGTTGCAATTACCGGCGGCAGACTGGATTTCGGTCCTTGGGAGCAAATCTTCTATTTCGAGTTCGACGGAAAAAGAAGAAAACGGGCATTGATTAAGATTATCGGAGAATGA
- a CDS encoding radical SAM protein — protein MQTVPAKKIVSSYTEKGWFGANFNMNIYRGCCHGCIYCDSRSECYNIPDFDTVKAKENALVIIENELKSKRRKGIIMTGAMSDPYNPFEKKEELTRSALHLINKYNFGINILTKSDLVTRDADILNAIQEHNPAVVNFTVTTADDEICKKVEPNVCSTSERLKALEYLSKENISCGIGLMPVLPFINDNIKNISQIVELAAGAGAKWIFSYPTLAVSLRQNQRKYFYDRLDEKFPGIKEKYIKTYGSSYWCASPDSDYLWNELKSLCKKYNLLYRHNEIEDAIRNDNKMRQIKLF, from the coding sequence ATGCAAACGGTACCTGCAAAAAAGATTGTTTCGTCATACACCGAGAAAGGTTGGTTCGGGGCTAATTTCAATATGAATATTTATAGAGGATGTTGCCATGGTTGCATATATTGTGACAGCAGAAGCGAGTGTTATAATATTCCCGATTTCGATACTGTGAAAGCTAAAGAAAACGCACTTGTAATTATTGAAAATGAATTAAAGTCGAAAAGAAGAAAAGGAATTATTATGACGGGCGCCATGAGTGATCCGTACAATCCTTTCGAAAAGAAAGAAGAACTTACCCGCAGTGCATTGCATCTTATCAATAAATATAATTTCGGAATAAATATACTTACTAAATCCGATCTTGTTACCCGTGATGCCGATATTCTAAATGCAATTCAAGAACATAATCCGGCCGTTGTTAATTTTACTGTTACAACCGCCGATGATGAAATATGTAAAAAGGTAGAACCAAATGTTTGTTCAACATCGGAAAGATTAAAAGCTTTGGAGTATTTATCGAAAGAAAATATTTCTTGCGGAATCGGGCTAATGCCTGTTCTTCCTTTTATTAATGATAACATAAAAAATATCTCGCAAATAGTTGAGTTGGCAGCCGGTGCCGGAGCAAAATGGATATTCTCTTATCCTACTCTTGCGGTTTCACTAAGGCAAAATCAAAGGAAATATTTTTATGATAGATTAGATGAAAAGTTTCCGGGCATCAAGGAGAAATACATAAAAACTTACGGTTCGAGTTACTGGTGCGCATCTCCTGATAGTGATTATCTTTGGAATGAACTTAAATCTTTATGTAAAAAATATAATTTGCTTTATAGGCATAATGAAATTGAGGATGCAATTCGGAATGATAATAAAATGCGGCAGATAAAGCTGTTTTGA
- a CDS encoding cold shock domain-containing protein, producing the protein MAISFNKRENEKKKQQKKLDKQKRKEERKSTGKSGFDDMIAYVDEHGNITSVPPDMQNKEVIEQEDIIISVPKKEKEETLVLKGRVEHFNESKGYGFIKDLASTEKYFFHVSNAPENILEGNVVTFTLEKGTKGMNAVNIVLI; encoded by the coding sequence ATGGCAATATCATTTAATAAAAGAGAAAACGAAAAGAAAAAACAGCAGAAGAAATTAGATAAACAGAAAAGGAAAGAAGAAAGAAAATCAACGGGAAAGTCGGGTTTTGATGATATGATTGCTTATGTTGATGAACACGGAAATATTACATCAGTTCCACCCGATATGCAAAACAAGGAAGTTATTGAACAGGAAGATATTATTATTTCTGTTCCGAAAAAAGAAAAAGAAGAAACACTTGTTTTAAAAGGCCGTGTAGAACACTTCAATGAATCGAAAGGATATGGATTTATCAAAGACTTAGCAAGCACGGAAAAATATTTCTTTCATGTTAGTAATGCACCGGAAAATATTCTTGAAGGAAATGTTGTTACTTTCACGTTAGAAAAAGGCACTAAGGGTATGAATGCCGTAAATATTGTTTTGATCTAA
- a CDS encoding helix-turn-helix transcriptional regulator: MTENFCPIRNILDRFGDKWSILVLLNLKQNGIMRFNELNRSISGISQKMLTVTLRTLEADNLVTRTIYPEIPPRVEYQLTKVGDSLLPHIEGLVDWASKNKQTIITSRESYKE; the protein is encoded by the coding sequence ATGACTGAAAATTTTTGTCCCATACGAAATATATTAGACCGTTTCGGCGATAAATGGTCGATTTTAGTATTGTTGAATTTGAAACAAAACGGAATCATGCGATTCAATGAGTTGAATCGAAGTATTTCAGGTATTTCTCAGAAAATGCTAACGGTAACGCTTCGCACATTAGAAGCCGACAACTTGGTTACCAGAACTATTTATCCCGAAATTCCGCCGCGAGTGGAATATCAACTTACAAAAGTCGGAGATTCGCTCTTGCCGCATATTGAAGGATTAGTGGATTGGGCATCGAAAAATAAACAAACAATAATAACTTCACGGGAAAGTTATAAAGAATAA
- a CDS encoding YitT family protein: protein MKKQVSVFQSDKPFSKNWLKSYALLVAGTLILAIGYACFMTPYKITPGGIYGISIVLHYKFGFPVGMAALCFNLPLTLLGMKLLGSRFGVKTIVGFCLTAFFTDGVTWLFGDDPLQLGNDVILASAFGGVVLGIGIGLIFKAKASSGGTDVIASILSKYTKIPLGQQLMIIDSCIVILGFLAFNDWKIPLYSWTTIFIMGRVIDMVMKGFSDDKTVYIISDKYDEIRNLIINDLSKGGTAIYAKGLYTEQEKKIIFTVVNRRFLPYLQESVFKVDPQAFVTILDAHEIIGNGFKSIDNNN from the coding sequence ATGAAAAAACAAGTATCTGTTTTTCAGTCGGATAAACCTTTTTCTAAAAATTGGTTGAAATCATACGCTCTTCTTGTTGCCGGAACTCTTATTTTAGCAATAGGATATGCATGTTTTATGACACCGTATAAAATAACTCCAGGAGGAATTTACGGTATTTCAATTGTTTTACATTATAAATTCGGATTTCCCGTAGGTATGGCGGCTTTGTGTTTTAACTTACCGCTAACCTTACTGGGAATGAAATTATTAGGTTCCCGTTTCGGAGTAAAGACAATTGTCGGATTTTGTTTAACGGCATTTTTTACCGATGGAGTAACATGGCTTTTCGGCGACGATCCGCTGCAATTGGGTAATGATGTCATTCTTGCCAGCGCATTCGGCGGAGTTGTTTTGGGAATAGGCATCGGATTAATCTTCAAAGCCAAAGCTTCGAGCGGAGGTACCGACGTAATTGCTTCCATATTATCAAAATACACAAAAATTCCTTTAGGACAACAACTCATGATTATAGATTCTTGTATTGTAATACTCGGTTTTCTCGCTTTTAATGATTGGAAAATACCCTTATATTCCTGGACTACCATTTTTATTATGGGAAGAGTTATTGATATGGTAATGAAGGGTTTCAGCGACGATAAAACTGTATATATTATTTCGGATAAATACGATGAAATAAGAAATCTCATCATAAATGATTTGAGCAAGGGCGGAACAGCAATTTATGCAAAAGGACTTTATACGGAGCAAGAGAAAAAGATTATTTTTACCGTGGTAAACCGTCGTTTCCTCCCCTACTTACAAGAAAGTGTTTTCAAAGTAGATCCTCAGGCTTTTGTAACAATCCTGGATGCCCACGAAATAATCGGAAACGGCTTTAAATCAATTGACAATAATAATTGA
- a CDS encoding DJ-1/PfpI family protein, with the protein MSKKVAVLVVNPVNGFGLFQYLETFFENGISYKTFAVANSTQVKTNSGIALQTDDVVANLKNHESEFDALVFACGDAMPKFSENVGEQYNQDMLLVMNTFSEKGKIMIGHCAAGLLFDGLEAAKGRKVTLHPFVKSMVKNVIGSDEKIVIDGNFYTAQTENTVVSLLPKLIEVLK; encoded by the coding sequence ATGTCAAAAAAAGTAGCAGTATTAGTGGTAAATCCTGTAAACGGATTCGGATTATTCCAATATTTGGAAACATTTTTCGAAAACGGCATTTCGTACAAAACATTTGCGGTAGCCAATTCTACACAAGTAAAAACAAATTCGGGCATTGCATTACAAACCGATGATGTTGTTGCAAATCTGAAAAATCATGAAAGCGAATTCGATGCATTGGTATTTGCCTGTGGTGATGCGATGCCGAAATTCTCTGAAAATGTCGGGGAACAGTATAATCAAGATATGTTGCTGGTAATGAATACTTTCAGTGAAAAAGGTAAAATTATGATTGGACATTGTGCGGCAGGTTTACTTTTCGATGGCCTTGAAGCGGCTAAAGGTAGAAAAGTTACGCTTCATCCGTTCGTAAAATCAATGGTTAAAAATGTAATCGGAAGCGATGAAAAAATCGTTATTGACGGTAATTTTTACACGGCTCAAACCGAAAATACAGTTGTTTCATTATTGCCAAAACTTATTGAAGTGTTGAAATAG
- a CDS encoding DEAD/DEAH box helicase, with protein sequence MTFKELNIIPQILKAVEDQGYEKPTEIQEKAIPVVLSGRDIIGCAQTGTGKTASFAIPIIQLLQLEKIQKESRKIKALILTPTRELALQISDCINDYAKYTGVRHGVIFGGVRQEPQNKMLKKGIDILIATPGRLLDLMNQGYVKLNNIRYLVLDEADRMLDMGFINDIKRIILKVPENRQTLLFSATMPSSIISLTGKILKNPVRVNISTQETTTEKIKQLIYYVEKKDKNNLLISILKEEKNQSVLVFSRTKHNANNIVRKLIKAGIESEALHGNKSQTSRQTALSNFKSGKTRVIVATDIASRGIDINELPLVINFDLPEVPETYVHRIGRTGRAGHSGRALSFCSQEERKLVNGIQKLIGIEINSAMTIA encoded by the coding sequence ATGACATTTAAAGAGTTAAATATAATTCCGCAAATATTAAAAGCGGTTGAAGATCAGGGTTATGAAAAACCTACTGAAATACAAGAGAAAGCGATACCAGTAGTGCTTTCAGGAAGAGATATCATTGGATGTGCGCAAACAGGAACAGGAAAAACCGCATCGTTTGCAATACCGATTATCCAATTATTGCAACTGGAAAAGATTCAGAAAGAGTCTCGTAAAATTAAAGCCTTAATACTAACCCCAACCAGAGAACTTGCCTTGCAGATAAGCGACTGTATTAATGATTATGCAAAATACACCGGAGTCAGACACGGAGTGATATTCGGCGGAGTACGGCAGGAACCTCAGAATAAAATGTTGAAAAAAGGTATTGATATACTTATAGCAACTCCGGGGCGCTTACTTGACTTAATGAATCAGGGTTATGTAAAATTAAATAATATACGTTATTTGGTATTGGATGAAGCGGATCGAATGCTTGATATGGGTTTCATTAATGATATTAAACGCATTATATTAAAAGTTCCTGAAAACAGACAAACTTTATTGTTCTCAGCTACGATGCCTTCATCAATTATTTCATTAACAGGTAAGATATTAAAAAATCCTGTGAGAGTTAATATTTCAACACAAGAAACTACCACGGAGAAAATCAAACAATTAATATATTATGTAGAGAAAAAAGACAAAAATAATCTATTGATTTCTATTCTCAAAGAAGAAAAGAATCAATCAGTATTAGTTTTTTCACGCACAAAGCATAATGCCAACAATATTGTACGAAAACTTATAAAAGCAGGCATAGAGAGCGAGGCTCTACATGGAAACAAAAGTCAAACTTCCCGTCAAACAGCATTATCCAATTTCAAGTCGGGAAAAACACGAGTAATTGTGGCAACAGACATAGCGTCACGCGGGATTGACATCAATGAATTACCTTTAGTAATTAATTTCGACTTGCCGGAAGTGCCCGAAACATACGTGCATCGAATAGGACGTACCGGAAGAGCAGGGCATTCGGGCCGAGCATTATCTTTTTGCTCACAAGAGGAAAGAAAATTGGTTAACGGCATACAAAAACTTATTGGAATAGAAATAAATTCCGCAATGACAATAGCGTAA
- a CDS encoding metalloregulator ArsR/SmtB family transcription factor, which yields MAFSKAEQFEEKEVLLARYAKALSHPARIAILKFLANQPCCYCGDIVEKLPIAQSTVSQHLKELKNAGLIQGEINPPKVKYCIQPENFDEAKKMFAEFFG from the coding sequence ATGGCGTTCAGCAAGGCAGAACAATTTGAAGAAAAAGAAGTTTTATTGGCACGATACGCCAAAGCGTTGTCACACCCTGCACGAATAGCTATTTTGAAGTTTCTTGCAAATCAGCCCTGTTGCTACTGTGGTGACATTGTCGAAAAACTTCCCATTGCACAGTCAACCGTTTCACAACATTTGAAAGAGTTAAAAAATGCAGGACTCATTCAAGGCGAAATCAATCCGCCGAAAGTAAAATATTGCATTCAACCCGAAAACTTCGATGAAGCAAAAAAAATGTTTGCAGAATTTTTCGGATAA